A genomic window from Triticum urartu cultivar G1812 chromosome 7, Tu2.1, whole genome shotgun sequence includes:
- the LOC125520878 gene encoding glycine-rich cell wall structural protein 1.0-like, whose amino-acid sequence MLPPTAKDISFGSAFANGGTANGGTATGGNGSGSQAASSGKPQQELPALTHQYAEQYVYAYPAAPAYGGPPKPPPAYRYGYGYGGGGSGGYGYPEPDGIWDEPARAYGGGRYRPPQLPYYHGGGRGGYGGAGAGGYSYHGGGGGGSCGYPPTAGGGGGGGHGVSNEYGGPPQQKPHMSAGWLAAGAATAYGAYQHHMRKHHGGGGHGYRHGHGGYDDGCTCGGDGYGYGCRGCAPHMHMRGEFEHQEHTNIKYSVHPDGKCNDAASGPPVTVLDK is encoded by the exons ATGCTGCCTCCAACGGCAAAGGATATAAGCTTCGGATCAGCATTCGCTAATGGTGGCACTGCTAATGGTGGCACTGCTACTGGTGGCAATGGTTCCGGTTCTCAGGCTGCGTCAAGCGGCAAGCCGCAGCAGGAGCTGCCAGCGCTGACACATCAGTATGCGGAACAATACGTGTATGCATACCCAGCAGCACCGGCATACGGCGGCCCTCCAAAGCCCCCGCCGGCGTATCGCTATGGCTATGGCTATGGTGGAGGTGGTTCTGGTGGGTACGGCTACCCCGAGCCCGATGGTATTTGGGATGAACCTGCTCGGGCATACGGCGGCGGCAGATACCGCCCACCACAGCTGCCGTATTATCACGGCGGCGGTCGTGGTGGGTATGGTGGAGCTGGTGCTGGTGGCTATAGCTACCacggcggtggcggaggcggcAGCTGTGGCTATCCTCCGACTGCAG gaggaggaggcggcggcggtcaTGGGGTCAGCAACGAATACGGAGGGCCGCCGCAGCAGAAGCCGCACATGAGTGCGGGGTGGCTAGCCGCCGGAGCTGCTACCGCCTATGGAGCGTACCAGCACCACATGCGCAAACACCACGGAGGAGGAGGGCATGGGTACAGGCATGGGCACGGAGGATACGACGACGGCTGTACTTGTGGCGGCGACGGTTACGGTTATGGCTGCCGTGGTTGTGCCCCCCATATGCATATGCGAGGCGAGTTCGAGCACCAAGAGCACACCAATATCAAATACTCTGTTCATCCCGACGGTAAGTGCAATGACGCCGCCAGCGGCCCGCCCGTTACAGTGTTGGACAAATGA